Sequence from the Maribacter aquivivus genome:
ATTGGCATCGTGGGAAATGCCTTAACCCCAATATCTATAAACCGTTTTACTCTCTTGCCACGCATAGAATTGCTTCCAAAAGAATCGTATAACATTCTAATTTCTACCCCTTCTTTGACCTTTTTCTCAAATAGCTCGTAAAACTTGTCTAACAACATGCCTTCTGCTAAAATGTAGTATTGAAGATGTATGAAATCTTTAGCCTCTTCTATGGCTTTAAATATTGATCCAAAGGCTTCTTCTCCACTATTTAATAAGGTTACATTATTGCCTTTATAAGGAGCTAAATAACTGTTTTTTCGAATGAGTGACGCTAATTTATTTCGTTTGTAATCTTCAAATTGATGTACACTCTGTTCACCGCCTTCAAGTTCTTTATGGGTTTCTGAATACAGTCTTCTTTTTTCGGTTTGTTTTAATTTAAAGAGTTTAAATTTTCTTCTGTTAATACCAAAAAGGTAATATAAAAGTGGACCCAAAAAAGGAAAAATTATTACAGATAAAGACCAACTAACCATCTTAGTTGCTTTAGACCCATTAAATATAATATTGACTATACTCCATAAAGTTACCGCTATGTATGCAAGCCAAAAAACAGTATTCATGATTAATTGTTTTGTTCCTTAACAAGGTACTATAATTTGCTGAAGCCCTAGTTTAATTAAACCTATCAAGACACTTTTAGTTTTAAACGAGTTAATTACTAGCTCTAGATGTGAGTACTTTTAAAAAAAAGTAATGGGAGTAATCGCTATGGACAAAAAACAAATAACCTTATATTATAGTTCAGAAAATTCAATAGGCAAACAACTAAATGCCTATGTTGAATCTTCTGGTAAAGATCATTTAACAATAGATATCTCTAAGACGAACGTTACAGGTACGCAATGGGCAGAATTAGCTGACGGGCTCAACAAAAATATTTCTGACTTGGTGAATACCGATCACCCAGATTTTAAAGAAGCTTATGGTGAAAATTCGGTTGACCTTGATGATGACGGTTGGTTGAAAATTTTAAACAAGAACCCGAGTTTACTCAAAAATGCCATAGTTATAAAAGGTAAAGATTTTATTGAGCTTACAAGCGCATCTGACTTTAAACAATATATGGACCCTGATAGTGCAGGTATAGAAAAGCCCTATTAATAACAGCGATTTTAAAAAACCTACGCTCACGCTGATACATAGGGTTTGCAAAACTTCTAAACAAATTGCTTTTAAAGATACCTTATGTCCAAAATTTTAAAATGGCTAGTTTTTGTTCTTATTTTCTGCGTTGGCGGCTACATGCTTGCCGAATGGAAAATGAAAAAAGAGGTTGTTAGCTTTTTAGAAAGAAAGATACCTGACCATATAGATTTTTCTTATGACAAATTGACCATAAGCCTTCTAAAAGGTAACATAGTTTTTAATGACGTTGCTGTAGTTAATTTGGGTAAGCAGACTTCCTCATGCGAAATTAAGGTGGATGCAGAAAAGCTCTCCATCAAAGGCTTTGACTATTGGAAAATTCTATTTCAAAAGTCCATCTACATTAAATCTCTAACACTTACCAAACCTCATCTAAATTTTAAAACTTGTCCTGAAAACGCTGACAATGAAGCTGCCAATAAAACCAACCCTATCAAATTACTAAAAGAAATTTTTGTTGAAGAAATCATATTTGATGAAGGAAGGGTTGAAATTTGGGACATTAATGAGGAAGTAGAACTTATAGCCGTTGACAAACTAAATCTTTCCTTAAAAGAAGTAGCTACAGACCCAGATATTATAACCAAATATGTTCCCTTTACATTTTCAGAATACAACATTGAAATTCAAAACTTTAATGCTCCCTTAGGTAAATTTGAAAAGCTTGAAATGCAATCGATGGTGATAAACAATTCCACTATTGATATTACAGATATTGTACTTTCTACTGTCTACTCTAAAACTGAGTTAAGTAGAGAAATAGTCTATCAAAGAGATTATATTAATTTATCTATTCCTACCATAAAAGTTGAAGATCACAACTATTTGGTCAGTAATGATTCCCTACACGTAAACTTCAAAGAACTTTTACTTTCACAACCTAAACTAGAAGTATACCGCGATAAATCTAGATTAGAAAATTTTAGAAACAAGCCTCTTTATGGTAAATTATTGCAAAAATTGCCATTTAAAGTAGCAATTGACATCGTTTTCATCAAAAAAGGAGCAATAGTCTATGAAGAGAATATTCCGAATGATGCAAAAGCCGGGGCATTGAGTTTTGACAATTTAGATGCCACAATCAGTAATTTATCAAATAAAATAATAGTTAATGACCCAGTTCAAATTCAACTTAATGCTGATTTAATGGGAACTGGAAAATTTCATCTTAATTGGCAATTTGATGTTTATGATCCCCGAAGTACTTTTCTGATTTCTGGCGGATTATCTAATTTCAATA
This genomic interval carries:
- a CDS encoding arsenate reductase family protein, which produces MGVIAMDKKQITLYYSSENSIGKQLNAYVESSGKDHLTIDISKTNVTGTQWAELADGLNKNISDLVNTDHPDFKEAYGENSVDLDDDGWLKILNKNPSLLKNAIVIKGKDFIELTSASDFKQYMDPDSAGIEKPY
- a CDS encoding AsmA family protein, with amino-acid sequence MSKILKWLVFVLIFCVGGYMLAEWKMKKEVVSFLERKIPDHIDFSYDKLTISLLKGNIVFNDVAVVNLGKQTSSCEIKVDAEKLSIKGFDYWKILFQKSIYIKSLTLTKPHLNFKTCPENADNEAANKTNPIKLLKEIFVEEIIFDEGRVEIWDINEEVELIAVDKLNLSLKEVATDPDIITKYVPFTFSEYNIEIQNFNAPLGKFEKLEMQSMVINNSTIDITDIVLSTVYSKTELSREIVYQRDYINLSIPTIKVEDHNYLVSNDSLHVNFKELLLSQPKLEVYRDKSRLENFRNKPLYGKLLQKLPFKVAIDIVFIKKGAIVYEENIPNDAKAGALSFDNLDATISNLSNKIIVNDPVQIQLNADLMGTGKFHLNWQFDVYDPRSTFLISGGLSNFNTSSLNDFLVPNLRTQTTGTIDQLYFTISGDEYTATGDIKMRYEDFKFQVLNKERNGVKKVLSFIGNLFINDGSKTDEDGYRYGDIETERIKNKSFFNYLWINLEDGLLDVLTGNGKKD